The Ferrimicrobium sp. genome includes a region encoding these proteins:
- the cimA gene encoding citramalate synthase: protein MALTVEDKLRVARQLDILGVQFIEGGWPGANPKDAAFFTRASDELNLHTAQLVAFGSTRRANGDVNSDPNLQALVDSGVTHVCIVAKAWDYHVVHALRTSLEEALAMVRDSVSFLTNHGCHVLLDAEHFFDGFKDNPTFALSVLDAAEEAGATTLVLCDTNGGTLPSEVPAIMSSVNERVGLPIGVHFHNDSGCAIANSLIAVDLGASQVQGCVNGYGERTGNANLVPIIAALSLKQEIVTIPPHNLELLTSTARHIAEITNLPLAPQSPYVGASAFTHKAGLHVSAIARRSDAYEHINPELVGNHSRFVVSEMAGRQTLLIKAGELGLELTDDATTSLLQRLKDLEHQGYHFEVADGSLELLMRHALGWTQPYFHVESYRVTTDGYHGPELLTEATVKVQVRGQRIIATAEGNGPVHALDQALRQALQTTYPSLATMGLDDYKVRVLDTSSGTDAVVRVLIDFSDTETQWTTTGVSTNIIEASFSALTEGFVLALVKTSTTEGSAP from the coding sequence ATCGCCCTCACCGTTGAGGACAAGCTGCGTGTTGCCCGCCAGCTCGACATTCTTGGGGTACAGTTCATCGAGGGGGGTTGGCCGGGGGCCAATCCGAAGGATGCGGCGTTCTTTACCCGAGCATCCGATGAGCTGAACCTCCACACTGCCCAGCTGGTAGCCTTTGGCTCAACCCGCCGCGCAAATGGGGATGTCAACAGTGACCCTAATCTCCAGGCTCTCGTAGATAGTGGCGTCACTCACGTCTGCATCGTCGCCAAGGCCTGGGATTACCATGTAGTGCACGCACTTCGCACCTCCCTCGAAGAGGCACTTGCCATGGTGCGAGATTCGGTCTCCTTTTTGACCAACCATGGTTGCCACGTGCTGCTCGACGCTGAGCACTTCTTTGACGGATTCAAGGACAATCCGACCTTTGCGCTCTCGGTCCTTGATGCTGCCGAGGAGGCCGGAGCAACAACACTAGTACTCTGCGACACCAATGGCGGAACCCTGCCATCAGAGGTTCCCGCGATCATGAGCAGTGTCAACGAACGTGTGGGGCTTCCCATCGGAGTCCATTTTCACAACGACTCCGGCTGCGCCATAGCGAACTCCCTCATAGCCGTTGATCTCGGAGCCAGCCAGGTGCAAGGGTGTGTCAACGGCTACGGAGAGAGGACGGGTAATGCCAACCTTGTCCCCATCATCGCGGCACTCTCGCTCAAACAGGAGATCGTCACCATCCCACCCCACAATCTTGAACTCCTCACCTCCACCGCCCGTCACATTGCAGAGATCACCAATCTTCCACTCGCTCCACAATCTCCCTATGTGGGCGCGTCTGCCTTCACCCACAAAGCCGGCCTCCATGTCAGCGCCATCGCAAGGCGCAGTGACGCCTATGAACACATCAATCCCGAACTCGTCGGCAACCATAGTCGCTTTGTCGTGTCAGAGATGGCGGGTCGTCAAACCCTCCTGATCAAAGCTGGGGAACTCGGGCTCGAACTCACCGACGACGCGACTACCTCGCTGCTCCAGCGCCTGAAGGATCTCGAACATCAGGGATATCACTTTGAAGTCGCAGATGGCTCACTGGAACTGCTGATGCGCCATGCTCTCGGCTGGACCCAGCCCTATTTTCATGTGGAGTCCTATCGGGTGACGACCGACGGCTATCACGGACCTGAGCTGCTCACCGAAGCGACCGTGAAGGTGCAGGTACGCGGCCAACGCATCATCGCTACCGCTGAGGGGAATGGACCTGTCCACGCACTCGATCAGGCGCTGCGACAGGCGTTGCAGACGACCTACCCCTCCCTCGCCACCATGGGGCTTGATGACTACAAGGTGCGCGTGCTTGACACCTCAAGCGGCACCGATGCCGTTGTCCGGGTCCTCATCGACTTCTCCGACACTGAGACACAGTGGACGACCACGGGAGTCTCCACCAACATCATCGAGGCGTCGTTTTCAGCACTGACTGAAGGCTTCGTACTCGCACTCGTGAAAACTAGCACAACTGAAGGGAGCGCACCATGA
- a CDS encoding branched-chain amino acid transaminase, with protein sequence MPIQAMKYVWMNGEQVPFEDAKVHVLTHALHYGYGVFEGIRAYETPRGSAIFRLTDHINRFYESAKILMMEIPYAPAELVEATKRLVGDNEFASCYIRPIAYLGYGEMGLNPLTGTTDVAIATWPWGAYLGDEGLTKGIRAKISSFKRHDPNIIPPAAKTTGGYINSALAKAEAIKAGYDEAIMLSGQGNVSECTGENIFIVKDGTLFTPSDASGALSGITRKTITQVAKDMGIETREAQLLRTDLYLADEMFITGTAAEVVPVSSVDDRLIGTGEPGKISKELQRRYFQIVTGNEPAYDHWLEYVKG encoded by the coding sequence ATGCCAATACAAGCAATGAAATACGTCTGGATGAATGGCGAACAGGTTCCTTTTGAGGATGCCAAGGTTCATGTTCTCACACATGCACTCCACTATGGTTATGGAGTCTTCGAAGGTATCCGCGCCTATGAGACTCCACGAGGCTCGGCGATCTTTCGACTCACCGACCATATCAACCGCTTCTATGAGTCGGCCAAGATTCTGATGATGGAGATCCCTTACGCACCCGCCGAGCTCGTGGAAGCCACCAAGCGACTTGTCGGAGACAACGAATTCGCATCGTGCTACATCCGTCCCATCGCCTATCTCGGCTACGGCGAGATGGGCCTCAACCCACTGACCGGTACGACTGATGTCGCGATCGCTACCTGGCCGTGGGGTGCTTACCTTGGCGATGAGGGCCTCACCAAAGGCATTCGAGCGAAGATCTCCTCCTTTAAGCGTCATGACCCCAACATTATTCCACCAGCTGCCAAGACGACCGGTGGATACATCAACTCGGCGCTCGCCAAAGCAGAGGCCATCAAAGCAGGCTACGATGAGGCCATCATGCTCTCTGGTCAGGGAAATGTTAGTGAGTGCACGGGCGAAAACATCTTCATCGTTAAGGACGGCACGCTCTTCACCCCATCTGACGCCTCGGGAGCGCTTTCAGGCATCACCCGCAAGACCATCACCCAGGTCGCCAAGGATATGGGTATCGAGACACGCGAAGCCCAGCTCCTTCGAACCGACCTCTATCTTGCTGATGAGATGTTCATTACTGGCACCGCCGCCGAGGTAGTGCCGGTGAGTTCGGTCGACGATCGCTTGATCGGAACAGGCGAGCCTGGCAAGATCTCCAAGGAACTCCAGCGTCGTTACTTCCAGATCGTCACTGGTAACGAACCTGCCTACGATCACTGGCTTGAGTACGTGAAGGGTTAA